One genomic segment of Clostridium estertheticum subsp. estertheticum includes these proteins:
- a CDS encoding DnaJ domain-containing protein, with translation MISDPYEVLGVSSNDSKEEITKAYRKLAKKYHPDLNQGDADATRKMSEINAAYEQIKRGKTTQNSSGGDYSEQSSYGNRNSSYGGEDPFRDFNPFEGFGSFSGGQRQKHEYSEFDSVDSYLNAGYFNEALNVLEAITTRNAKWYYYSAIVNSGLGNTITTLNHAKTAVQMEPNNLEYQRLLNQIQNGGRAYQQQSQDFGMPTISLNRICLGLCLAKLFCGC, from the coding sequence ATGATATCAGATCCTTACGAAGTGCTTGGAGTTTCTTCAAATGATTCAAAAGAAGAAATTACTAAAGCTTATCGCAAACTAGCGAAAAAATACCATCCAGACTTGAATCAAGGAGATGCTGATGCCACAAGAAAAATGAGTGAGATTAACGCTGCTTACGAACAGATAAAAAGAGGGAAAACTACCCAAAACAGTAGCGGCGGAGATTACAGTGAGCAAAGTTCATACGGTAATAGGAACAGTTCTTATGGAGGAGAAGATCCATTTAGAGACTTCAACCCTTTTGAAGGATTTGGTTCTTTCAGTGGTGGTCAAAGGCAAAAACATGAATATTCCGAATTTGATTCGGTTGATAGCTATTTGAATGCAGGATACTTTAACGAAGCACTTAATGTTCTGGAGGCTATCACAACTAGGAATGCAAAGTGGTATTATTACAGCGCAATTGTAAATTCCGGTTTAGGCAACACAATTACAACACTAAATCACGCAAAAACAGCAGTGCAAATGGAACCAAACAATCTTGAATATCAAAGATTATTAAATCAAATACAAAATGGTGGTCGTGCGTATCAGCAGCAGAGTCAGGACTTTGGCATGCCAACAATAAGTTTAAATAGGATATGCTTAGGTCTTTGTTTAGCGAAACTGTTCTGTGGGTGCTGA
- a CDS encoding ABC transporter ATP-binding protein/permease, with amino-acid sequence MLILKNIVKEYTAGNTRIKALKGINIDFRENELVSILGPPNCGKTTMLNIICGLDIYTSGNLSINGKSTKEFSNGEWDAFRNNSIGLMLQSYKLISHETVLANVELTLKLSGEAKFERRERAITVLKKVGICNKFNKKPNKMSYGEIKRVTIARALVNNPDVLIADEPTETLDLETSIKIMEILKEISTDKLVIMVTDDLEIAQKYSTRIIKLFDGNVIYDSNPYHVVVEKPTRNKKGKKTSMTLLTALSLSLNSLISKKGKTFITSFIASSGIIGIALILLLSSGATTFSMKIRCKFIVFALISLVVSLISISTSIYISVLGRTKEIGVLRSIGVSRKDIFLVFNAETLIIGFVSDVIGFCIIYGLGIFKLPATSWMVIVIISMVVHLMAGFIPSIIAAKKDYFLELKNS; translated from the coding sequence ATGCTGATTCTTAAAAATATTGTAAAAGAATACACAGCAGGAAATACAAGGATAAAAGCCTTAAAAGGTATAAATATTGACTTCAGAGAAAATGAATTAGTATCTATATTGGGACCGCCAAATTGTGGGAAAACAACTATGTTGAACATTATTTGCGGTCTTGATATATATACAAGTGGTAATTTATCTATAAATGGAAAATCCACAAAGGAATTTTCAAATGGAGAATGGGACGCCTTTCGCAATAATTCTATTGGTTTGATGCTCCAAAGCTATAAGCTGATTTCACATGAGACTGTACTTGCAAATGTCGAGCTTACTTTGAAACTTTCGGGTGAAGCGAAGTTTGAGCGCAGGGAAAGGGCAATTACAGTTCTAAAAAAAGTTGGTATTTGTAACAAGTTTAATAAAAAGCCAAATAAAATGTCCTATGGTGAGATTAAGCGTGTTACAATTGCAAGGGCCCTTGTAAACAATCCAGATGTTTTGATTGCAGATGAGCCAACGGAAACGCTTGACTTAGAAACAAGTATAAAAATCATGGAAATCTTAAAAGAAATTTCAACGGATAAACTGGTTATCATGGTTACCGATGACTTGGAGATTGCACAGAAGTATTCAACAAGAATTATAAAACTTTTTGACGGTAATGTAATTTATGATTCTAATCCCTATCATGTGGTTGTAGAAAAGCCGACAAGAAATAAAAAAGGTAAAAAGACTTCTATGACTTTATTAACCGCTTTGTCCCTAAGTCTTAACAGTTTGATAAGCAAAAAAGGAAAGACTTTCATAACTTCATTTATTGCAAGCAGTGGTATTATAGGAATTGCACTTATTTTGTTGCTTTCAAGCGGTGCTACGACTTTCAGTATGAAAATTAGGTGTAAATTTATTGTATTTGCATTAATTTCACTTGTGGTATCTTTAATTAGTATTAGTACTAGCATATATATTTCTGTTTTGGGGAGGACTAAGGAGATAGGTGTATTACGTAGCATTGGTGTTTCGAGGAAAGATATTTTTCTTGTTTTTAATGCCGAAACACTTATTATTGGTTTTGTTTCCGATGTAATAGGTTTTTGCATTATATATGGTTTAGGGATTTTCAAATTGCCTGCGACTTCCTGGATGGTGATTGTTATAATCAGTATGGTAGTTCACCTTATGGCAGGCTTTATTCCTTCAATAATTGCAGCAAAGAAAGATTACTTTCTTGAGTTAAAAAATAGCTAA
- a CDS encoding DUF5685 family protein, which yields MFGYVVVNEDKLTIEEKQQYRAFYCGLCKTLGTRHGITSRFTLTYDMTFLVLFLSALYKTDTQMQTERCIIHPLKPHEYCHNEIIGYGADMNVVLAYYKFLDDWTDDKNILSLSAAKLFERQYKRIERQYPNQCKVICKCLCELYELEKSGELNPDVPAKCFGELMGEIFVLREDEYADKLRTFGTSLGKFIYIMDGCMDLKSDIKNERYNPMMMSSSEEFYDILNLLMADCIENYKRLPIDQNKGLIENILYSGVWSKYEAEKNKTKGVHK from the coding sequence ATGTTTGGTTATGTAGTGGTGAATGAGGATAAGTTAACAATTGAAGAAAAACAACAATATAGAGCATTTTATTGCGGATTATGTAAGACACTAGGAACACGTCACGGAATAACAAGCCGTTTCACACTTACTTATGACATGACTTTTCTTGTTTTGTTTCTTTCAGCACTTTATAAGACTGATACACAAATGCAAACTGAGAGATGCATCATCCATCCTTTGAAGCCACATGAATATTGCCATAATGAAATAATAGGGTATGGTGCTGACATGAATGTTGTACTTGCCTATTACAAGTTTCTTGACGATTGGACAGATGATAAAAATATACTCTCACTAAGTGCGGCAAAACTGTTTGAACGTCAATATAAGCGTATTGAAAGGCAATATCCAAATCAATGCAAGGTAATTTGCAAGTGTCTTTGCGAGCTTTATGAATTAGAAAAATCAGGAGAGCTTAACCCTGATGTTCCTGCAAAATGTTTTGGGGAACTAATGGGCGAAATTTTCGTTTTAAGGGAAGATGAATATGCGGATAAATTACGAACATTTGGAACATCACTTGGCAAATTTATTTATATAATGGATGGTTGTATGGATTTAAAGTCTGATATAAAAAATGAGCGATATAATCCGATGATGATGTCATCATCTGAAGAATTTTATGATATTTTAAATCTGCTTATGGCTGACTGTATTGAAAATTATAAAAGGTTACCAATTGATCAAAATAAGGGATTAATTGAAAATATTCTATATTCAGGTGTCTGGTCAAAGTATGAAGCAGAAAAAAACAAGACAAAAGGGGTGCACAAATAA
- the dnaK gene encoding molecular chaperone DnaK, producing the protein MSKVIGIDLGTTNSCVAVMEGGEAVIIPNAEGGRTTPSIIAFSKTGERLIGEPAKHQIVTNHERTISSIKREMGSDYRANIDGKKYSPQELSAMILQKLKTDAESYLGETVSDAVITVPAYFTDAQRQATKDAGKIAGLNVQRIINEPTAAAVAYGVDKETPQKVIVYDFGGGTFDVSILDINNGVIEVLATAGNNRLGGDDFDSCVVDYLADEFKKENHFNIKKDPTAMQRVKEAAEIAKVELSGMTSTEVNLPFITSNKSGPVHMNITLTRAKFDELTMKLVEATMDPMHQAMRDSGLSISEISKVLLVGGSSRIPAVQASVKKFIGKEPFKGINPDECVAMGAAFQGGVLVGVVKGLLLLDVTPLSLGIETMGGVFSRIIDRNTTLPIKRSQVFTTSGNFQTSVEIHVLQGEREMASHNKTLGKFKLKGIRRALRGVPQIEVSFSIDANGIVNVSAKDLGTGKEQNINITATSNLSQSEIDQAILDAKQFSSEDAKNKEEATIKDQAEQLIYKASVVMKKLDKNDSLVIKESVKNTKKALKSKDKTQMVEAVNELSKVLEEMDQKGPHDDISDTTSNNEK; encoded by the coding sequence ATGTCTAAAGTAATAGGTATTGATTTAGGTACAACAAATTCTTGTGTGGCTGTAATGGAAGGGGGGGAGGCTGTCATAATCCCTAATGCAGAGGGTGGTCGCACAACTCCATCCATAATTGCATTTTCTAAAACGGGTGAACGTTTAATAGGTGAGCCTGCAAAACATCAGATAGTTACCAATCATGAGCGTACAATAAGTTCCATAAAGCGTGAAATGGGAAGTGACTACAGGGCTAATATTGATGGTAAGAAGTATTCACCACAAGAACTTTCTGCAATGATACTTCAAAAACTTAAAACTGATGCAGAAAGCTATCTGGGCGAAACTGTAAGTGATGCTGTAATTACAGTACCTGCATATTTCACAGATGCACAAAGGCAAGCAACTAAAGATGCAGGTAAAATTGCTGGATTAAATGTACAACGAATCATTAACGAGCCAACAGCTGCCGCAGTTGCTTATGGTGTAGATAAAGAAACACCTCAAAAAGTCATTGTGTACGATTTCGGAGGAGGCACATTTGATGTGTCTATTCTTGATATCAATAATGGAGTTATTGAAGTACTTGCTACTGCAGGAAATAATCGTTTAGGCGGTGATGATTTTGATAGCTGCGTGGTTGATTATCTTGCAGATGAATTTAAAAAGGAAAACCATTTTAATATTAAGAAAGACCCTACTGCTATGCAACGTGTAAAGGAAGCGGCAGAAATAGCAAAAGTTGAACTGAGCGGTATGACATCAACTGAGGTAAATCTTCCCTTTATCACTTCAAATAAGTCAGGTCCAGTACATATGAATATTACATTAACAAGGGCAAAATTTGATGAACTTACAATGAAACTTGTGGAGGCCACAATGGATCCGATGCATCAAGCAATGCGTGATTCTGGGCTCAGTATATCAGAAATCAGCAAGGTTTTACTTGTGGGAGGGTCTAGTCGTATTCCAGCAGTGCAAGCGAGCGTTAAAAAGTTTATAGGCAAAGAACCGTTTAAAGGTATTAATCCTGATGAATGTGTTGCTATGGGTGCTGCATTTCAAGGTGGAGTCCTTGTAGGTGTTGTAAAAGGCTTATTACTTTTGGATGTAACACCACTTTCTTTAGGGATCGAAACTATGGGAGGAGTTTTTTCAAGAATTATTGATCGTAACACAACTCTTCCAATAAAAAGGAGCCAAGTTTTCACTACAAGCGGTAATTTTCAAACATCTGTTGAAATTCATGTTTTGCAGGGCGAACGTGAAATGGCATCTCATAATAAAACATTAGGTAAATTTAAACTAAAAGGTATTCGCCGTGCATTAAGAGGAGTGCCACAAATTGAGGTATCATTTAGTATTGATGCAAATGGTATTGTAAATGTATCTGCAAAAGATTTGGGAACTGGCAAAGAACAAAATATTAATATTACTGCTACTTCAAACCTTAGTCAGTCTGAAATTGATCAAGCTATTCTTGATGCAAAGCAGTTTTCTAGCGAGGATGCAAAAAATAAAGAAGAAGCCACAATAAAAGATCAGGCGGAACAGTTAATTTATAAGGCATCAGTAGTTATGAAAAAGCTTGATAAAAATGATAGCTTAGTGATAAAAGAATCTGTTAAAAACACCAAGAAAGCATTGAAGAGCAAAGATAAAACTCAAATGGTTGAAGCTGTAAATGAGTTATCCAAAGTGTTAGAAGAAATGGATCAGAAAGGTCCACATGATGATATTTCAGATACCACAAGTAATAATGAAAAATAA
- a CDS encoding sensor histidine kinase: protein MNRIKSLKITMVFLVFCIMISAGLLTWLCFLFLYSAGIFSIPVLAPIISQLIALFVSIVIGTSISAVASENILKPLNQLIKATKIVSTGDFSVRVKELSSRSEIADLLRNFNHMTEELGSIEMFRNDFINNFSHEFKTPIVSIRGFAKQLQNDNLEALKRKEYTDIIINESERLTNMSANILILTKFENQRIITDQTEYELDEQIRNCIILLENQWSRKNIEINLNLEAIKIFGNIEMLSHLWINLIENAIKNSKDNGNITIECHETLDDIAFKISNDGNGMDDNTLKHIFDKFYQGDRSHTSPGNGLGLSIVKRIVELVRGEIAVESKINQGTTFIVKLPKV from the coding sequence ATGAATAGAATAAAATCTCTAAAAATCACAATGGTATTTCTTGTATTTTGTATTATGATATCTGCAGGATTATTAACATGGTTATGTTTTCTTTTTTTGTATTCAGCTGGTATTTTTTCAATTCCTGTACTTGCACCAATTATTTCTCAGTTAATTGCATTGTTTGTTAGCATAGTTATAGGAACTTCAATTTCAGCTGTAGCAAGCGAAAACATATTAAAACCTCTTAATCAACTGATTAAGGCAACTAAAATAGTATCTACGGGAGATTTTAGCGTTCGTGTAAAAGAACTCAGCTCTAGATCAGAAATAGCGGATTTACTTAGAAATTTTAATCATATGACAGAAGAGCTAGGCAGTATAGAAATGTTTCGTAATGATTTTATTAATAATTTTTCTCATGAATTTAAGACACCAATTGTTTCAATTCGTGGATTTGCAAAGCAACTGCAAAATGATAATCTTGAAGCCTTAAAGCGAAAGGAATACACTGATATTATTATAAATGAATCTGAAAGGCTAACTAATATGTCTGCAAATATTCTGATCCTTACCAAATTTGAAAATCAACGAATTATTACGGATCAAACAGAATATGAACTGGATGAACAAATTAGAAATTGCATCATACTTCTTGAAAATCAATGGAGCAGGAAGAATATAGAAATCAACCTTAATTTAGAGGCTATTAAAATTTTTGGAAATATTGAGATGCTCTCACATCTTTGGATAAATCTCATTGAAAACGCAATAAAAAACTCCAAGGATAATGGCAATATAACAATCGAGTGCCATGAAACCCTTGATGATATTGCGTTTAAAATAAGCAATGATGGTAATGGCATGGATGATAATACATTGAAGCATATTTTCGATAAATTTTATCAAGGCGATAGATCACACACATCGCCAGGTAATGGGCTTGGCCTTTCAATCGTTAAACGAATTGTAGAGCTTGTCCGTGGTGAAATAGCAGTTGAAAGTAAAATCAATCAAGGTACAACATTCATTGTAAAGCTACCCAAAGTTTGA
- a CDS encoding BRcat domain-containing protein — protein MGNFKNKLAQFMYGRYGTDQLYLALIALYFVLIVANAFINSTIIRGIMFAILIWIVFRALSRNVYKRNMENEKFMKFFKPIKSKGAFEIRRIKEIKTHRFRKCPHCKKMLRLKRLRGKHTVKCPSCNKEFELRILG, from the coding sequence ATGGGAAATTTTAAAAACAAGTTAGCACAATTTATGTATGGAAGATATGGTACAGATCAATTGTACCTTGCTTTGATTGCTCTATATTTTGTTTTGATAGTTGCGAATGCTTTTATCAATTCTACTATTATAAGAGGAATTATGTTTGCTATTTTAATTTGGATTGTTTTTAGAGCATTGTCTCGAAATGTTTACAAAAGAAACATGGAAAATGAAAAATTTATGAAATTTTTTAAACCTATTAAATCAAAAGGGGCTTTTGAGATTCGAAGAATTAAAGAGATTAAAACACATCGTTTTCGCAAATGTCCACATTGCAAGAAGATGCTTCGTTTGAAACGATTGAGGGGAAAACATACAGTAAAATGTCCCAGTTGCAATAAGGAGTTTGAACTGCGAATTTTAGGGTAG
- a CDS encoding glycoside hydrolase family 3 C-terminal domain-containing protein: MKVIPKYKNENLSFEQRAKDLVSKMTLFEKVSQMTYNSAAIDRLCIPSYNWWNEALHGVARAGVATMFPQAIGMAATFDEELIYQVACVISTEGRAKYNESQRKNDHDIYKGLTFWAPNINIFRDPRWGRGHETYGEDPYLTGRLGVAFIKGLQGNDKRYMKSAACAKHFAVHSGPEAKRHSFNAVVSKKDLRETYLPAFKEAVKEANVEAVMGAYNRTNGEPCCGSKTLLNDILRDEWGFKGHVTSDCWAIKDFHEGHGITSNAVESVALAVNNGCDLNCGNMYLNLYLAYKEGMVTEETIDKSVIRLMNTRMKLGMFDDPTNVPFAKIPYEKNDSKEHLELALDVSRRTMVLLKNEDNMLPLNKNKIKSIAVIGPNANSRDALIGNYYGTSSKYVTVLEGFQQVVNPDTRVYYAQGCHLFKDKVENLAMPEDRIVEAVSAAQRSDVVVMCLGLDANIEGEEGDDSNAQAGGDKMDLNLPGLQQKLLEEVYKTGKPIILVLLSGSALAINWADEHIPAIVQAWYPSAQGGNAIASLIFGEYSPSGKLPVTFYKSTQELPDFEDYAMKNRTYRYMENEALYPFGYGLSYSKFEYSNLRISKTEIEVNETVNLSVTVKNIGKYESDETVQLYLKDVEASVVVPKYQLKGIKKVSLKPSEEKEVSFELTPRQMALIDDEGKCILEPGLFEVFVGGSQPDKRSKELTGDCMQKSVFNVKGESIVLEY, from the coding sequence ATGAAAGTTATACCAAAATATAAAAATGAAAATCTAAGTTTTGAGCAGCGTGCTAAGGACCTTGTATCTAAAATGACACTTTTTGAAAAGGTAAGTCAAATGACTTATAATTCAGCTGCAATAGATAGACTTTGCATACCTTCATACAATTGGTGGAATGAAGCACTACATGGCGTTGCTAGAGCTGGGGTTGCTACAATGTTTCCACAGGCTATTGGCATGGCAGCTACTTTTGATGAAGAGTTAATATATCAGGTTGCCTGCGTTATATCAACTGAAGGAAGGGCTAAATACAACGAATCACAAAGGAAAAATGATCATGATATTTACAAAGGGTTAACTTTCTGGGCTCCCAATATTAATATTTTTAGAGATCCTAGATGGGGACGCGGGCATGAGACATATGGTGAAGATCCTTACTTAACAGGTAGATTAGGTGTGGCATTTATAAAAGGTTTGCAAGGAAATGATAAAAGATATATGAAGTCAGCTGCTTGTGCAAAACATTTCGCAGTGCATAGTGGCCCCGAGGCAAAAAGACATAGTTTTAATGCAGTAGTGTCGAAAAAAGATCTTAGGGAAACATATCTCCCTGCTTTTAAGGAAGCTGTAAAAGAGGCTAATGTTGAAGCTGTTATGGGTGCATATAATAGGACTAATGGAGAACCATGTTGTGGAAGCAAAACACTTCTAAATGATATTCTTAGGGATGAATGGGGGTTTAAGGGACATGTAACATCTGATTGTTGGGCTATAAAAGATTTTCATGAAGGCCATGGGATTACAAGCAATGCTGTAGAGTCGGTGGCTCTTGCAGTGAATAACGGTTGTGATTTAAATTGTGGAAATATGTATTTAAACCTTTACCTTGCTTATAAAGAAGGAATGGTAACTGAAGAAACTATTGATAAGTCAGTCATTAGACTAATGAACACAAGAATGAAACTTGGTATGTTCGATGATCCAACAAATGTTCCGTTTGCAAAGATTCCTTATGAGAAGAATGATAGTAAGGAGCATCTAGAACTAGCTCTAGATGTATCTCGCAGGACAATGGTTTTATTAAAAAATGAGGATAATATGCTACCATTAAATAAAAATAAAATAAAATCTATAGCTGTAATTGGTCCAAATGCAAACAGTAGAGATGCGTTAATAGGCAACTATTATGGTACATCATCAAAATATGTCACAGTGCTAGAGGGATTTCAACAAGTTGTAAATCCAGATACCAGAGTTTATTACGCACAGGGTTGCCATCTCTTCAAAGATAAGGTTGAAAATCTTGCAATGCCTGAGGATAGAATAGTAGAAGCAGTTTCTGCTGCACAGAGATCAGATGTAGTAGTTATGTGTTTAGGGCTTGATGCCAATATAGAAGGTGAAGAAGGTGATGATTCAAATGCTCAGGCAGGTGGAGATAAAATGGATTTGAACCTTCCTGGATTACAGCAAAAACTATTAGAAGAGGTATATAAAACAGGTAAACCTATTATTCTTGTACTTTTATCAGGAAGTGCTCTTGCAATTAATTGGGCGGACGAGCACATACCTGCAATTGTTCAGGCTTGGTATCCAAGTGCACAGGGAGGTAATGCTATAGCTTCATTAATTTTTGGAGAATATAGTCCATCAGGAAAGTTGCCTGTGACCTTTTACAAATCTACGCAGGAACTCCCAGATTTTGAGGATTATGCTATGAAGAATAGAACTTATAGATATATGGAAAACGAAGCACTTTATCCCTTTGGATATGGCCTTAGTTATAGCAAGTTTGAATATAGTAACCTTAGGATTAGTAAGACAGAAATTGAAGTTAATGAAACCGTTAACCTTAGTGTAACAGTGAAAAATATTGGGAAATATGAAAGTGATGAAACAGTACAGTTGTATCTTAAGGATGTAGAAGCTTCTGTAGTTGTACCAAAATATCAACTTAAGGGAATAAAGAAGGTAAGTTTAAAGCCAAGTGAAGAAAAAGAAGTTAGTTTTGAGTTAACACCAAGGCAAATGGCACTTATAGACGATGAAGGTAAATGTATACTTGAACCTGGTTTATTTGAGGTATTCGTAGGTGGGAGCCAGCCAGATAAACGAAGCAAGGAACTCACTGGTGATTGTATGCAAAAGAGTGTCTTTAATGTCAAAGGGGAGAGTATAGTATTAGAATATTAA
- a CDS encoding response regulator transcription factor translates to MFQILVVEDDKNTRKLMEEVLLQNGYEVILASDGIDALDKMDNHHIDLIVLDIMMPRMNGYELTQTLRSCNNTLPILMVTAKETHADKKEGFIVGTDDYMVKPIDEEEMILRIIALLRRSKIVNEHKLTVGKTILNYDALTVFQNDNTTELPNKEFMLLYKLLAYQNKIFTRRSLMDEIWDMNSGTDERTVDVHINRLRDRFKCNPDFEIITVRGLGYKAVTKA, encoded by the coding sequence ATGTTTCAAATCTTGGTTGTAGAGGATGATAAAAATACAAGAAAATTAATGGAAGAGGTATTGCTTCAAAATGGTTATGAAGTTATTCTTGCTAGTGACGGCATAGACGCGCTTGATAAAATGGATAATCATCATATTGATTTGATTGTTCTCGATATTATGATGCCACGTATGAATGGTTATGAATTAACCCAAACTCTACGTAGCTGTAACAACACTCTACCAATATTAATGGTAACAGCTAAAGAAACGCATGCTGATAAAAAGGAAGGTTTTATTGTAGGAACAGATGATTATATGGTTAAGCCTATTGACGAGGAGGAGATGATTCTTCGAATTATAGCACTACTTCGTCGCTCTAAAATCGTAAATGAACATAAACTTACAGTTGGAAAAACTATTTTGAATTATGATGCGCTTACCGTTTTTCAAAATGATAATACTACAGAATTACCCAATAAAGAATTCATGTTATTATACAAATTGTTGGCCTATCAAAATAAAATTTTTACCAGGCGAAGTTTGATGGATGAAATATGGGATATGAACTCTGGTACGGATGAACGCACGGTAGATGTTCACATAAATCGTTTGCGTGACCGATTTAAATGTAATCCTGATTTTGAAATTATTACAGTTCGCGGGCTTGGTTACAAGGCGGTGACAAAAGCATGA